Proteins encoded together in one Camelina sativa cultivar DH55 chromosome 9, Cs, whole genome shotgun sequence window:
- the LOC104712105 gene encoding patatin-like protein 7: protein MHRVRNKPTATASVKHLIKQRGGATTEASKSSAANDDDNNIKIMQQEEEEPSIDTDKLSYEIFSILESKFLFGYGDDEPKIKPEPANSAGSVKNQRGKVCILSIDGGGMRGIFPGKALAYLEHALKSKSGDPNARIADYFDVAAGSGIGGIYTAMLFGSRDGYRPIFTADDTWQFLTKNAKGLYGRGRGGRRGILKRVMMRTGSAKLNKVMKESFSELTLKDTLKPVLIPCYDLKSSAPFLFSRADALETDGFDFRLWEVCRATCAEPGVFDPLVMKSVDGRTECVAVGGGLAMSNPTAAAITHVLHNKHEFPFVRGVEDLLVLSLGMGQLLHVSYEYDRIIKWTAKHWARPAALISNDAAADTVDQAVAMAFGHCRSSNYVRIQANGSSLGPCSPNIDTDPSGSNVNMLVGVAEEMLKQKNVESVLFGGKRIDEQSNFEKLDWLAGELVLEHQRRNCRIAPTVAFKQSVHRTDQKTRDKDIGVTARER from the exons ATGCATAGAGTACGAAATAAACCCACCGCCACTGCTTCCGTTAAGCATTTAATTAAACAGAGAGGCGGAGCTACTACGGAGGCTTCTAAGTCGTCGGCGgcgaatgatgatgataataatattaaaattatgcagcaggaggaggaggaacctaGCATCGATACAGACAAACTCAGCTACGAGATTTTCTCCATTCTTGAGAGCAAGTTTCTTTTCGGGTACGGCGACGACGAGCCCAAAATCAAACCCGAACCCGCTAATTCGGCTGGGTCGGTTAAGAACCAGAGAGGTAAAGTATGTATCCTTAGCATCGACGGAGGTGGGATGAGAGGGATTTTTCCCGGCAAGGCTTTGGCTTACCTTGAGCACGCTCTGAAATCGAAATCGGGTGACCCGAATGCCCGGATCGCCGATTACTTTGATGTAGCCGCCGGGTCCGGTATTGGTGGGATTTACACAGCGATGCTCTTCGGTTCAAGAGACGGTTACCGTCCCATCTTCACAGCCGATGACACGTGGCAGTTCCTCACCAAAAACGCCAAGGGTCTTTACGGACGAGGACGAGGAGGACGACGAGGGATCTTGAAACGGGTCATGATGAGAACCGGGTCGGCCAAGTTGAACAAAGTGATGAAGGAGTCTTTCTCGGAGCTTACCTTAAAGGACACGCTTAAGCCTGTGCTTATTCCTTGCTACGACCTCAAAAGCTCTGCCCCGTTTCTCTTCTCACGCGCCGACGCACTTGAGACGGACGGCTTTGACTTTAGGCTCTGGGAGGTTTGTAGAGCTACTTGCGCTGAGCCTGGTGTTTTTGACCCGTTGGTGATGAAGTCCGTTGATGGTCGCACCGAGTGCGTGGCCGTTGGTGGAGGATTAGCCATGAGCAACCCCACGGCCGCTGCAATCACGCACGTGCTCCACAACAAGCACGAGTTTCCCTTTGTGCGAGGAGTTGAGGATCTGCTTGTTCTCTCTCTTGGTATGGGTCAGTTGCTTCACGTTAGCTATGAATACGACCGGATTATCAAGTGGACGGCTAAGCACTGGGCTCGCCCCGCGGCTCTTATTTCTAATGACGCTGCTGCTGACACCGTTGATCAAGCTGTGGCCATGGCTTTTGGTCACTGCCGCAGTAGCAACTATGTTCGCATTCAG GCGAATGGGTCGAGCTTAGGACCTTGCAGTCCAAACATAGACACCGACCCTAGTGGGAGCAATGTGAATATGCTGGTGGGAGTAGCGGAGGAGATGCTGAAGCAAAAGAATGTAGAATCGGTTTTGTTTGGAGGTAAAAGAATCGATGAACAAAGTAATTTCGAGAAGCTCGACTGGTTAGCCGGGGAGCTTGTTCTCGAGCATCAAAGGAGAAACTGCAGAATCGCTCCAACCGTAGCGTTCAAGCAATCCGTCCATAGGACAGATCAGAAGACAAGGGACAAGGATATTGGTGTGACCgcaagagaaagatga